AAAATATGATTGCTCCCGTCCCCATTGGGGATTTTGTTCTTCTCCCCTTCTATTCTAAGCCAACTGCAATGCAGAAGAAAATGACAGCCTCTGGCTCTCGGAGGTGGCGATGGTGTTAATGAGCAGTTGttaatgtgtttttttcccccctcctctCGTCTCATTTTTAGACCAGATTATGTATTAGTTAATGCACGGGGCAAGTAATTGCATCTCATTTCTGCCGTCGCTTGTTCAGTCTCTTTTATGTGTGAACGTTATGtaagatatgcaaattttttaatgatCTAGTTATGTAGCAGAGATAAAGCAGGTGATGCTCGGCCTGGAGATTTCTCTACCTTGCCTTTTTATTTTGCAACCTATTAGGCCGTAAATCAGGAGGGTAACGCTGAAACCTATGGGGGTTagggttagggggggggggggggctgcatcaTCCACTGTGCCTAACATCACATTGGTATATACAGTAGTTGTAATATAGATGGGCACCTGACTACATACCAGGTAAACAGGCTGCAGCTTTGGTGCTTGCTTTGCTTGCAGGTATTATAGTTATACTATAGGCACCCCTTCATGGGGAGCACCTGACTACAGACCCAATATACAGGCTGTAGGTCTGGTGCTTGCTTTGCTTGCAGGTATTATAGTTATACTATAGGCACCCCTGCATGGGGGGCACCTGATCTCCTATCCAGTAAACTGAGGGTGTGGTGCCTGCTTTGCTTGCAGGTATTATAGTTATACTATAGGCACCCCTTCTTGGGGGGGCACCTGATCTCCTATCCAGTAAACTGAGGGTCTGGTGCTTGCTTTGCTTGCAGGTATTCTAGTTATACTATAGGCACCCCTTCGTGGGGGTCACCTGACCATCTATCCAGTAAACAAACTGCAACTTTGGTGCTTGCTTTGCTTGCAGGTATTATAGTTATACTATAGGCACCCCTGCATGGGGGGCACCTGATCTCCTATCCAGTAAACTGAGGGTCTAGTGCTTGCTTTGCTTGCAGGTATTATAGTTATACTATAGGCACCCCTGCATGGGGGGCACCTGATCTCCTATCCAGTAAACTGAGGGTGTGGTGCCTGCTTTGCTTGCAGGTATTATAGTTATACTATAGGCACCCCTTCTTGGGGGGCACCTGATCTCCTATCCAGTAAACTGAGGGTCTGGTGCTTGCTTTGCTTGCAGGTATTATAGTTATACTATAGGCACCCCTGCATGGGGGGCACCTGATCTTCTATCCAGTAAACTGAGGGTCTGGTGCTTACTTTGCTTGCAGGTATTATAGTTATACTATAGGCACCCCTTCATGGGGAGCATCTGACTACAGACCCAATATACAGGCTGTAGGTCTGGTGCTTGCTTTGCTTGCAGGTATTATAGTTATACTATAGGCACCCCTGCATGGGGGGCACCTGATCTCCTATCCAGTAAACTGAGGGTGTGGTGCCTGCTTTGCTTGCAGGTATTATAGTTATACTATAGGCACCCCTTCTTGGGGGGCACCTGATCTCCTATCCAGTAAACTGAGGGTCTGGTGCTTGCTTTGCTTGCAGGTATTCTAGTTATACTATAGGCACCCCTTCGTGGGGGGCACCTGACCATCTATCCAGTAAACAAACTGCAACTTTGGTGCTTGCTTTGCTTGCAGGTATTATAGTTATACTATAGGCACCCCTGCATGGGGGGCACCTGATCTCCTATCCAGTAAACTGAGGGTCTAGTGCTTGCTTTGCTTGCAGGTATTATAGTTATACTATAGGCACCCCTGCATGGGGGGCACCTGATCTCCTATCCAGTAAACTGAGGGTGTGGTGCCTGCTTTGCTTGCAGGTATTATAGTTATACTATAGGCACCCCTTCTTGGGGGGCACCTGATCTCCTATCCAGTAAACTGAGGGTCTGGTGCTTGCTTTGCTTGCAGGTATTATAGTTATACTATAGGCACCCCTGCATGGGGGGCACCTGATCTTCTATCCAGTAAACTGAGGGTCTGGTGCTTACTTTGCTTGCAGGTATTATAGTTATACTATAGGCACCCCTTCATGGGGAGCACCTGACTACAGACCCAATATACAGGCTGTAGGTCTGGTGCTTGCTTTGCTTGCAGGTATTATAGTTATACTATAGGCACCCCTGCATGGGGGGCCCCTGATCTCCTATCCAGTAAACTGAGGGTGTGGTGCCTGCTTTGCTTGCAGGTATTATAGTTATACTATAGGCACCCCTTCTTGGGGGGCACCTGATCTCCTATCCAGTAAACTGAGGGTCTGGTGCTTGCTTTGCTTGCAGGTATTCTAGTTATACTATAGGCACCCCTTCGTGGGGGGCACCTGACCATCTATCCAGTAAACAAACTGCAACTTTGGTGCTTGCTTTGCTTGCAGGTATTATAGTTATACTATAGGCACCCCTGCATGGGGGGCACCTGATCTCCTATCCAGTAAACTGAGGGTCTAGTGCTTGCTTTGCTTGCAGGTATTATAGTTATACTATAGGCACCCCTGCATGGGGGGCACCTGATCTCCTATCCAGTAAACTGAGGGTCTGGTGCCTGCTTTGCTTGCAGGTATTATAGTTATACTATAGGCACCCCTTCTTGGGGGGCACCTGATCTCCTATCCAGTAAACTGAGGGTCTGGTGCTTGCTTTGCTTGCAGGTATTATAGTTATACTATAGGCACCCCTGCATGGGGGGCACCTGATCTTCTATCCAGTAAACTGAGGGTCTGGTGCTTACTTTGCTTGCAGGTATTATAGTTATACTATAGGCACCCCTTCATGGGGGGCACCTGACTACAGACCCAATATACAGGCATTAGCTTTGGTGCTTGCTTTGCTTGCAGGTATTATTGTTATACCCAGTAAACCTACCCAGTAAACAGACTGCAGCTTTGGTGCTTGCTTTGCTTGCgggtattatagttatattataGGCACCCCTAGTTGGCGGGCACCTGACTACATACCCAATATACAGGCTGCAGCTTTGGTGCTTACAGGTATTATAGTTATACTGTATGAACTATATGAACCCCTGCATTTTACTATATGAAGCCCTGACTACCTACCCAGTAAACAGACTGCAGGGTTTTTGCTTGCAAGTGTTATAGTTATACTACAGGCACCCCTGTGTGAGGGCCAATAAACAGGCGGTAGCATTGCTGCTTGCTTTGCTTACAGGTATTATACTTATAATATGAATACACCTGCATTGGGTGCCCCGACCACCTACCTCATAAACAGGTTGCAATTTTGCTGCTTTCTTTGTTTGCAGGAGCTGTACTATATCTATATTGTAGGCTCTCCTGCATGGAGGGGGGAACTTAACCAACTACTAATGAACAGGCTGCAGCTTTCTTACTTGCACTTGGATCTGTGTTAAAAAGAACAACTGTCGTCGGACTGTGAAATTATTTCTGCACTATCTGTGTGTGTTGATGTATTTTAATCGGTTTGGAAGGAAAAGGGGGACTTAATGTCAAACCAAAATAACACCGCGAACATATGTACTGCAGCTAGAACAATCTGTTCCGTCAGCGCGGTCTTATTTTTGATCTACATTGTGTATTTCCTAATAAATAAGCACCTGGTGAGAAAGCGGGAGACGTGTTGTTTGTAGGTTAGCGGAGgcgggaggtgggggggggggggggggagcatgaAAGCTGAATGGAAGAGATTGCATTGATTTTGTGTATTGAGTCTCGTGTTCTAAGTCTCCGAGTGCATTTGTGTGGCACCAGGTGGTGAAGTCAAAATGCCATATTtaacctcctatatatatatatatatatatatttttttttctaggttCTAACCCATTTTTCTACGTGAATGAAGTTTGCTAGTTAAGTCCAGGATCAATTATGGAGAAAACAAATGGTATGTATGACTGTTCACATCCGTATCATGCTTATAGgagatcatatatatatatatatatatatgtgttattCAATTGTATGTCTTGAAATTAAAGTGGAATTCTAATTAGAAATAGTTATCCTCTGTCCACTGGCTAGAGGGTAACTGTTAGATTGATGGGCCTGACCATAGGGACGACCACTGATAATGAGAGTCCCGTGGACCCCCCTTTAGTTGATCATGTGCAGTGCCAATTCGTCCACACTCTATGGAACTGCAGGAAACAGTAAGTCGCTGTACTTGGTTGTCTCTGAcaatcccatagaggtgaatttAATGGCATCATGCATGCTCAACCAATTAGAGACCTCGGGACCCTCATTCTCATGATCGTCGGTGGTCTCAGTGGCCAGACCTCCATTGATCCCGccattatcccctatcctgtggtagGGGATAACTTATTactggaatacacctttaaagagTATCTATCATcaggattaaccctattaaaccaggcatactgcctagtAAAGTTGactctgctgattaaaatgatacttgTCTTGTAAAAATCAGCTGCAGCATTCCTgggaaaaaagacttttattttttatgtaagttaGGGTTTCAGTGCACGGAGGGGCGGGGCCTGACCCCTCTGTAACTGGCCacgcccctcagtgcactgaagcgtTTATGTGCATAACTAATAAAAGCCTTTATGCAACAGTCGATTTCCACAAAATAGCTATAATTTTAATCGGCAGAATCAACCCTACAAGACAGTATGCTTGGTTAAAAAATGTTGGTcttgctgacaggtgctctttaaaataAAATGGACACACTAGGAGACATTTAGTAAGCTAAATGCACCAGAATTTTGGCTCAATTTGCACCAGAAATCTGGCATGCTATGCAGCAcatttattttaatagtttgtcACCTTTTGCACCTTCTTAGACGAGTAGGCGGGGCTTAGGTGATATGGGTTTGTCGTGATAGTAAGGGGAGTGGCTTAAAATACCAAAAACGTGCGCCAAATTTTTGCCACAAAGTAAGCCATCAAATAGGTGGATAAATCGCCGAAGAAAAGCCCATCGCTAGCAGTCATGAAGTTCTCATTTAAAAACTGATGCTTctgcctgtgattggctggtatTTTATAATTGATAGGTCCCTTTAAGGACAGACAGTGTGTCCTGAAATAATCTAAAAGAGCCAAATGATGTATCTGGCACCTCCGCTGCTTATTAAATCTATTAATCTAATTCTGCTGCTCGGGTGCATATACCAGCCGCGCTGCTTGATTAATTACCTTTCTTAAGGCAAATTTGCATTTTCACTTAACCGTTTCTTTCGGCCTCCGTAAAATGGGTCATCACGTACAAAGCAAATGTTTTCTGTATTAACGGGGACAAAGCACAACAAGAATTATCGAATGGATGTGACTTTTAATATAAAATACAGTAACATTTCTGGTAGCATTTCTGTAGAATAAtgtctagaccagtgatggcgaacctatggcacggcttccagaggcggcactctgagccctctctgtgggcatccGCACCCTGAAAAATGTCtgggcgcactatggacaccacaggcagagcactgaatgtaggcaggctattatatcttaatgataaagtacatggaagatagacTATACTGGTTatactggtattcaggttaaattgcagtgttggcacttggcgataaataagtgggttttgggtctctaaaaggttcgccatcgctGGTTCAGACTGATAATACTGTATACCCTGCAAACAGGGATTTATGGTTAGCCCATTAAAACTTTGGCATCTACCATTGTAGTTCAAGGGGTTTTCCCACTAAATAGGGAACCGCCAGTAATCAGCTATGTGGGTGACCACACCTTTCCCCTACAGTGGCCGCTACAGGAGACACGTGGTATTGCATGGTGCTCATGGTGGCGGTCATGTATTGCATGGTTGTGTTGAGTCCTCCAGAGCAGGGGCCACTCTTTGTAGCTATCCTCTCTGGCTTATAGAAGGCTGTCCCCAGCAGCAGACCTTCCTCTCTGTGATGTCCATATACCATTATATGGCATATATTTCCAGGGGTTCCCTAATAGGGAAAACTCTAAAATAAAGTCCCGAACTTAAGAATTACATTCATGTCCAGCAAACATCTTAGCATCAGTGCTGGATGTCGTAGTCATGCGTGCCACCAGAACATCCAGTCCTGAGAAGATGGTGGCAAGTACTCAGCACTGGATAATCGACCAATTATGGTGAATGAGCAAATACTttttctttaaggggttaagacaaGGCCTTAATAGAACTATTACCATCATAGCATGCACAATCATTAGATATAACTTCTTATAGTAGGTCTCTAGTAGATCACTGTGCTACGTAATAAGCTGAGTCACTGTGTAAATACGTTATATTACTTAACTTGTATtgatactgagttacatcctgtattatactccagagctgccctcactattctgcaggtgcagtcactgtgtacatacattacttatcctatactgatcctgagttacatcctgtattatactccagagctgaactcactattctgctggtgcagtcactgtgtacatacattacttatcctgcactgatcctgagtttcatcctgtattatcctccagagcagcactcactattctgctggtgcagtcactgtgtacatacattacttatcctgtactgatcctgagttacatcctgtattatactccagagctgcactcactattctgctggtggagtcactgtgtacatacattacttatcctgtactgatcctgagttacatcctgtattatgctccagagctgcactcactattctgctggtgcagtcactgtgtacatacattacttatcctgtactgatcctgagttacatcctgtattatgctccagagctgcactcactattctgctggtggagtcactgtgtacatacattacttatcctgtactgatcctgagttacatcctgtattatactccagagctgcactcactattctgctggtggagtcactgtgtacatacattacattacttatcctgcactgatcctgagtaaggttctgtattatactccagagctgcactcgcgaTTCTGTTGGTTATTTGGAGAGGTTGTGGACAGACATACCCATAACAGTTTAGCTGACTTCCtttaatgaaggggggggggggggggcagttaatTCTTCCTATATGTGATGTACAGTGCATGGTGTTAAACAACACTTTCCAGAATGTAAGTCGACACAGCAAGATCTACgtagacactgaacaagcagggatGCTAGGATATCTTAACTTTGAAGCAAAATTGTTTCCAAATATAGAGAAAAGCAGCTGCAGGGATTTCATTTTATTTCTTCTCGTGCCTAAATATTTTTTGCACATAATGGAAAAAATTTGGGGCGATAGAGATGTATTTTAGGTGTGGAGCTCGCTGCCACTTATATAGTGTTTGAACCTTTGCTGCTGTTTTTCTCTCATTCCACCTTATGAGCAGACAATACTAAGAAACATTGATTTTTCCAGTCCAAGAACATGTAGTTTTGTGTCACTCCTGCACCGAGCCAGTGTTTTATGTGCCCAATATTCAACCCATTAATTCACCGGGGACATGTGGCATCACTAATGCATGAGACAGTAAACGCTGAACAGGCTGGAGGTTGGTTAGGACCATTTTAATGAGTGTTTTAGCATTTGCCATAGAAGATTCTCTGAGAATATTAAGTTTCTTTCTCATTTCTTTTTTTCCCACCAAGGAGAAAATGTTGCATCAAAGGAAGATCTAAAGAAAAAACAGATTTCCTATTCTGTAGAGACACCTTACGGGTTTCACCTGGATCTTGACTTTTTGAAATACGTGCATGATATTGAAAAAGGGAATACCATCAAGAGGATCCACATCCACAGAAGAGCAAAACAATCCAAGTTTAGCACGCTGCCTCGTAATTTTAGCGTGCCTGAAAATGGATCCCAGTCCTACACAGCAGCCTCGAGCAGAACCTGGAGCCCCAGTAGCTACAGAATTGATGCAAAAGACTCTCAGGTGTTTTCAGGAAACGACTCCTCCTTACGCTTGAGGTATGTTCAGGAGTTAAACTATCGGAGAAAGGACATTATGAGTGATGCCACTTTGCAAGAACTGGCACCTGAAGATTTTAGCGGCTGCAAAGATCGCCCACAGTTTGCTCGAGCTTCTAGTCTTCCAGCTAGCCTTCCACAAAGCACAATGTCTTCAGATCAAAGCAGCTATTTCAAGGTGACACGAAACCTCGGTCGTTTCAGTGACAGCCGTCTGGGCTCCTCGGAAGAGCCTGTAAGTCCATCTCATATCCAGTCCGACAAACAGTTGGCAGCTGCCTTTAAAAAGATCAAGGAACTGGAAGAACAGATAAAAACTAttccagaactgcaaaaaaccaTATATGTGCTCGAAGGAAAAAACAATAAGTTAAATACCCAACTTAAGTCCCTTTCTCAATTTTTGGGGAACATAAAAGATCAGGAAGGTGCAGACTTTTTGAAAAGCAACACAAAATCTGAGAATTTGGACATCGGAAATGGAGAGGTCAATGGACAGGTCAGTTATGACAATTTAAGTGACTCGCCATTCTCAACCATTAAACTGCAGGTTTCAGATTTGACCAAACGCTTGGACGACCGGGCCAGGGAGGTGCACAATTTGAGGGTGTTGGTGGAGAAGCAAAGCAACGAATTGAAGGCCAAGGATGTATATATTACAGATTTGACAAATACGCTGGAAAGCGCGGAAGAAAGCAGAAGAGATGTAAGTAGTAAACACTACAGAGACATGGCGGTCAACACTGACGAAGAAGAAGTTGAGGAGAAGAGGGAAAGTCTTGATAAAAACACCTTTGCCAATATAGGTGTTGAGACTCATTCAGTAGGCTGTGGCGTCCTACCGGGAGATCTGGATCAATTGCAAGACACTGATCATAGTCTGATGGCATCCAACCAGGAGGACAACACCACAGTCCAAGATAATATGTTGGCTGATGATAATGTTCAAGTGGAAATAGAGGAAGTTACTAAGGTTGATGGCAAAGAAGGTTCACCAAAAGAAGGTCCAACACTCAACCAACCCCAAGGATGTAACAATAATAGAACCTGCGATTATGAAGACCCCACCAATATTAGGCATTTACCCACTGTCCATCAACCTCCCGCAGATGCTTCCATAGGACAGTACGTAAAACGAATCCAGGATCTCCTACAGGAACAGTGGACTTGTCTAGAACATGGATATCCAGATCTGGCCAGTGCCCTCAAACAACCAGCTAACAAACTCAGCTCCATCCAGAACCAACTAGTCAATTCCCTCAACTTATTGTCCTCAGTTTACTCCACTCAGACAACATCAGAGCGGGAGAATTTCAAGCCTGAGAGCCAGCAAGCAGGTCAGTAGAGGCggctaaattatttttttatgttttggcaaCATTAAAGAAAAGATCTTGCTGATTTGTGGTCATAAATTACGTGGAGAGCCAGTGATGACTTTCTTGGCTGTTTCTAggaatgtacaaaaaaaaaaatcctataaaacgtttttttttttttttttctcccaaattgTATAGATCCAGTACATCTTATCTCCCCAGTAATAACTTCTACCTGACAGGCCAGTGACCGTGGTGAGGGGCGCTTGTTTATTTAGTATTTCCTGCCTCACAGTCCTACGTCTTGGGGAGTCTCACTATGGACGTGCAAAGATAAGCCAAGTATGTGCCAAGCACTAATGCAGAGCTCAGAGAAGCAATGCACATTGGAGTTTCCTTTGGAGATTATATATATCATTAGAAGGACTTCAGGAATTGAAAGTTTATATACCGTAGAGGCCCAGGAGAAGAGGGGGCTCAGCCCACATTAACCCTATTGCGTACTCAGAGCATCTTTAGCAAACAAGTATTAGAAAGCGGCCCCAGGGTCATTTGCCCTTCTCTATTACAGTAGATAGATTGGGGGTGGACTGGGGCAGTGAGAACTGAGACGTTtatgcataggcgtgcgcagcctattgcattagcgtgt
This Bufo gargarizans isolate SCDJY-AF-19 chromosome 7, ASM1485885v1, whole genome shotgun sequence DNA region includes the following protein-coding sequences:
- the KANK4 gene encoding KN motif and ankyrin repeat domain-containing protein 4, whose translation is MEKTNGENVASKEDLKKKQISYSVETPYGFHLDLDFLKYVHDIEKGNTIKRIHIHRRAKQSKFSTLPRNFSVPENGSQSYTAASSRTWSPSSYRIDAKDSQVFSGNDSSLRLRYVQELNYRRKDIMSDATLQELAPEDFSGCKDRPQFARASSLPASLPQSTMSSDQSSYFKVTRNLGRFSDSRLGSSEEPVSPSHIQSDKQLAAAFKKIKELEEQIKTIPELQKTIYVLEGKNNKLNTQLKSLSQFLGNIKDQEGADFLKSNTKSENLDIGNGEVNGQVSYDNLSDSPFSTIKLQVSDLTKRLDDRAREVHNLRVLVEKQSNELKAKDVYITDLTNTLESAEESRRDVSSKHYRDMAVNTDEEEVEEKRESLDKNTFANIGVETHSVGCGVLPGDLDQLQDTDHSLMASNQEDNTTVQDNMLADDNVQVEIEEVTKVDGKEGSPKEGPTLNQPQGCNNNRTCDYEDPTNIRHLPTVHQPPADASIGQYVKRIQDLLQEQWTCLEHGYPDLASALKQPANKLSSIQNQLVNSLNLLSSVYSTQTTSERENFKPESQQAEQSPRSLKSIMKKKNSSCRSAGEARAKKNLQFVGVNGGYETTSSEDSSSEDDEDSYGEKTEIAACSQDGDDGGDGHTDNTVPLETEYAEEELSETPGPTISEAQQYVQRCTVGEAFRSECHILSSHLAELRTTTDNKLRQTLYTVCQEWFRVSSQKTSSPDLVAVYLEEFRSISPQLLQAVVNIADENGNTALHYSVSHSNFRIVKLLLNTGVCDVDHQNKAGYTPVMLTPLASAETDEDMEVVKDLLMLGNVNLSASQGGQTALMLGVSHGRSDMVKVLLDCGADVNLAAEDGETALIIACQVGNLEIVKLLISHPDCDVELTDKAGNSALSIVLDSAHSEIAELLQAHTEHRRPCPSTDTGEGGSL